A genomic region of Arcobacter sp. LA11 contains the following coding sequences:
- a CDS encoding putative quinol monooxygenase — MTITKRVTFIAKEGCEDKMKELLTAMVEPSKAEPGVIFYDIFQCTENRRKFYAVESWEEEALANHAKTEHYAIYKSSYEPFCEKKYTEHLEILG; from the coding sequence ATGACAATCACTAAAAGAGTAACATTTATAGCTAAAGAGGGTTGTGAAGATAAAATGAAAGAACTATTAACTGCAATGGTTGAACCATCAAAAGCAGAACCAGGTGTAATATTTTATGATATTTTTCAATGTACTGAAAACAGAAGAAAGTTTTACGCAGTAGAATCTTGGGAAGAAGAAGCATTAGCTAATCATGCAAAAACAGAACATTATGCAATTTATAAATCATCATATGAGCCATTCTGTGAAAAAAAATACACAGAGCATTTAGAGATTTTAGGTTAA
- a CDS encoding phosphatidylglycerophosphatase A has product MRKLFLTVFYSGLSPKAPGTVGSFLSLIFGLALLQYIHVSTLFLLAFLVTAIAVKQIDIYEKEVGEHDSKEIVIDELAGMWIALSISGITQENFIIMGILAFVFFRLFDIWKPSIIGKIDEKVSGGWGVMGDDIVAGIAGGIAAAGTYELLVRFVL; this is encoded by the coding sequence ATGAGAAAGCTTTTTTTAACTGTTTTTTATAGTGGACTAAGTCCAAAAGCACCAGGAACTGTAGGAAGTTTTCTTTCACTTATTTTTGGACTTGCCCTACTTCAATATATACATGTATCAACTCTTTTTTTACTTGCTTTTCTTGTTACTGCAATTGCTGTAAAACAAATAGATATTTATGAAAAAGAAGTGGGAGAGCATGATAGTAAAGAAATCGTAATAGATGAACTTGCAGGGATGTGGATAGCACTTTCTATTTCTGGGATTACTCAAGAAAATTTTATCATCATGGGAATTTTAGCTTTTGTTTTCTTCAGACTTTTTGATATCTGGAAACCATCTATTATAGGTAAAATAGATGAAAAAGTTTCTGGTGGCTGGGGAGTTATGGGTGATGATATTGTTGCTGGTATCGCAGGTGGTATTGCAGCAGCTGGAACGTATGAACTATTAGTAAGGTTTGTTCTTTAA
- a CDS encoding response regulator, which translates to MNILIIESEIYLAQKVVSRLLDDGHNCDFVESPNIDNLTKDYDIILLSTSLPAALCKTIIRRYSDSIILLLVSYISDETVTDPIKEGAKDYIMKPFIMDELVRKIYHYRECKSLRKELHTLREYLEFQFNEVDTTGYVLPTSFPILIETNSQISADKLAFELTRKLDLQMKFISLNSDNWQKRVNEKFNGILYLTDYHSLKKSSKDNLNKLIEDKKCIIVSLEKEEDFPFNKIEFEKSSTMMMTNNIMTINDYVKMMVLSYQSKYPDTELSKKLGISRKSLWEKRKKLGIEKKK; encoded by the coding sequence ATGAATATATTAATTATAGAGAGTGAAATTTATCTTGCACAAAAAGTTGTGTCAAGATTACTAGATGATGGACACAATTGTGATTTTGTAGAATCACCTAATATTGATAATCTTACAAAAGATTACGATATTATACTTTTATCTACATCATTACCTGCTGCTTTATGCAAAACAATTATTAGAAGATATAGTGATTCTATTATTCTTCTTTTAGTATCTTATATTTCCGATGAAACTGTAACTGATCCAATCAAAGAAGGTGCAAAAGATTATATTATGAAGCCATTTATCATGGATGAGCTTGTAAGGAAAATCTATCACTATAGAGAATGCAAGTCATTGAGAAAAGAGCTTCATACTTTAAGAGAATATCTAGAGTTTCAATTTAACGAAGTTGATACAACTGGCTATGTTTTACCAACGTCTTTTCCAATTCTTATTGAAACAAACTCTCAAATTAGTGCGGATAAACTTGCATTTGAATTAACTAGAAAATTAGATTTACAAATGAAATTTATCTCTTTAAACTCAGATAACTGGCAAAAAAGAGTAAATGAAAAATTTAATGGAATACTTTACCTTACAGATTACCACTCTCTTAAAAAAAGTTCAAAAGATAATTTAAATAAATTAATTGAAGATAAAAAATGTATCATTGTTTCTCTTGAAAAAGAAGAAGACTTTCCTTTTAATAAAATAGAATTTGAAAAATCATCAACTATGATGATGACAAATAATATCATGACAATCAATGATTATGTAAAAATGATGGTTCTATCTTACCAGTCAAAATACCCAGATACAGAACTATCTAAAAAACTTGGAATTTCTAGAAAATCTCTTTGGGAAAAGAGAAAGAAACTAGGAATTGAGAAGAAAAAATAG